In the genome of Ptychodera flava strain L36383 chromosome 13, AS_Pfla_20210202, whole genome shotgun sequence, one region contains:
- the LOC139147581 gene encoding uncharacterized protein: MDHFWSSNPATNEDRSVAYQDKTISSSNVESKGCTAQQNVTSPVDSGHAKCGSHGNVANDRYIADQKMNEDDGWLSEKYAEQDHALKKSRRKQDTPARMSHHNEGETLSGSDLKLYSESGPVIPRYSGYSENFIDDEMALLEGTSDHEYCYDQQEDFVERLKKSRKLYKSNRVTSEDNSDGSESSSDEDNSEDMTNAIADIAAQLETDEEAGNDKGPSRKRKMKTFQCQLCLFSSKDSYALAIHMQTHLGKCPYSCRSCRESYRRRNGLKRHILRAHPEKVEELISCISEDYNLKLRDLFLSSVRYNNRSGLSDIQEHSDISTSEQNFTVSHNFTERNLSKKKPVGFVSPISNEGINTSQQMETLPPAGQETYVPANDHYARSTFGIKKKSKKQLYVVLRPIDLDTDFNHPSKDSERNDSLPNFSVEGVESPNNGSEKAHVDNYQRKNDVEWGPTPCDSNLDGLPPQLDEVIDNQKYSRAKSFTSESLSPPTLEPIEHCSKKSVQLMSFQYESKSIRDLSSKEFANPQPTITVGFAVAEDTQDPVTRTSQLSDTQDIASHENVNENQISDVIKLSSSSRSEDQSTCRYSVQNAGNGDSFADTNMNSNCGSVAAFAGDESDRRFKQCNNNISANASGKMETAVDIHSPEDGGKIMTQTESSEKTEFANEEKGLPSEDEKHGRLTSLSPKHNIDSSALNLRGDENVEGTETQSKPEYLVSLSPLKEKSDSLSSLETLSKLQSIAVRVDSASKETPEKVAKDLPSASHDDQGSMNQPASAQELAADGNLSLHQLLAKSRYIPEADNAKVDVKVKKPMSAKVSDIVRVAASIKQDIATHRHHMHTCREDLSDFKSEMEFLVRSKNFQIGSFSVTAKVRHISSGQIQVAYECPLCQHLFTSYKGLNFHYRRKHKNDSMEEAVRKEAQNIRSEEVLLPEGQFFLEGQPTQGHPHPMHMRPVSAALYLGRLAEVNRTIAEQNYQKGGSEHQAGHTTAEEDLRRHPTTPVSQVATAQHFHQNLLASPVVPMQPIHQQAEIVSGHRSFIPQANMPAGLPPNQHGKEVINPSHFQRTVNENNPVDLSKKADVQQYRRQESLQTVQTVTNENMTVIHTNRNIQTTSTQAVIQSSQGLQTLQKEPLMSPRPSQHQVQMLSGIVPQQAYPGTMHPPGHTNVKPISSATQNGDDQRGRNLISDMSQLPQGQCQRRHSTSMEQTSNTGIPNVSTGVSHHSGHHYSQVSLLHQTYDVVSPNRMRHPPASQFPASGSHQNTLSQDTQSVTTSAGQSVVVDLSLRQQNPQSVIHSDSPMAYTSTLVPQIQTQHAARDDVSAAKAQVSMSPWLPIPTTQPDEMYRQKLLKVPVLAQGQQPMLIYTQDQHASTSVNRVVGIEGNQTNQTSVNIHKMPNRSMEMLSLKTLGKETPVKHTVDLSVRPKPKFLTPAPGKPFSKTLFGRFIDTFNTPLSSGTKRMPPLKVPNPTVIQRPPSSQDLIPQVSRITTAATTVSSLHVQETQSTTPTLPVNQMFLNDPRRPVQMQLVPMPQCLPSQQAAQYMGMDMPSNSPGYAASANEPRVNQTITSSSQLTPKRGSFVPQPQLNLNLLRTPGQPRALMQAGCQPFQVDMGKEHGNQFRQPNLQRLHASTMPNVRMVYPPREAYGMHYPAMESRPDVSKVSEEISNMASLVNRLPPSKKPSQC, translated from the coding sequence ATGGACCATTTTTGGTCATCAAACCCAGCAACAAATGAAGATAGAAGTGTAGCATATCAAGATAAAACAATTTCTAGCTCAAATGTTGAAAGTAAAGGTTGTACAGCTCAACAGAATGTAACCTCACCTGTCGACTCTGGCCATGCCAAATGTGGGAGTCATGGAAATGTTGCCAATGACCGGTATATTGCAGATCAGAAGATGAATGAGGATGATGGGTGGCTTAGTGAAAAATATGCCGAACAGGATCATGCATTGAAAAAGTCACGACGGAAGCAAGACACCCCTGCAAGAATGTCACATCATAATGAGGGTGAAACATTAAGTGGAAGTGATCTGAAACTTTACTCAGAATCAGGTCCAGTCATTCCCAGATATTCCGGATATTCAGAAAACTTCATAGATGATGAGATGGCTTTACTTGAAGGGACCAGTGATCATGAGTATTGTTATGACCAGCAGGAAGACTTTGTTGAGAGACTGAAGAAATCTCGGAAGCTGTACAAGTCCAACAGAGTAACATCAGAAGACAATAGTGATGGAAGTGAATCTTCATCAGATGAAGACAACtcagaagatatgacaaatgCAATTGCAGATATTGCAGCACAATTAGAGACTGATGAAGAGGCGGGCAATGACAAAGGACCTTCAAGGAAGcgtaaaatgaaaacatttcagtgtcagctttgtttgttttcaagcaAAGACAGTTATGCTCTGGCCATACACATGCAAACTCACTTAGGAAAGTGTCCGTACAGCTGCCGTTCATGCAGGGAAAGCTACAGAAGACGGAATGGTCTGAAAAGACACATCCTGAGAGCACATCCGGAGAAAGTTGAAGAACTTATCAGTTGCATCAGTGAAGATTACAACTTAAAACTCAGGGACTTATTTCTTTCATCAGTCAGATATAACAACAGGTCTGGTCTGTCTGATATCCAGGAACATTCAGATATTTcaacaagtgaacaaaatttcactgTGAGTCATAATTTCACTGAAAGAAACTTGTCAAAGAAAAAGCCTGTGGGTTTTGTTAGTCCCATCAGCAATGAAGGTATCAATACTTCACAACAAATGGAAACATTACCTCCAGCTGGACAGGAGACTTACGTTCCTGCTAATGATCATTATGCAAGATCTACCTTTGGAATAAAGAAAAAGTCAAAAAAGCAACTGTATGTTGTACTTCGACCTATTGACCTGGATACAGACTTCAATCATCCTTCAAAAGACAGTGAAAGGAATGATAGTTTGccaaatttctctgtagaaggAGTAGAGTCACCAAATAATGGATCAGAGAAGGCCCATGTGGACAACTATCAGCGAAAGAACGATGTTGAGTGGGGCCCCACTCCCTGTGATTCAAATTTGGATGGTCTCCCACCACAGCTGGATGAAGTTATAGACAACCAGAAATACTCAAGGGCAAAAAGCTTCACATCAGAGAGTCTGTCTCCTCCTACATTGGAACCAATTGAACACTGCAGTAAGAAGTCAGTACAACTAATGAGCTTTCAATATGAGAGCAAATCAATCAGGGACTTATCCTCCAAAGAGTTTGCAAATCCACAACCCACCATCACAGTTGGTTTTGCTGTAGCAGAAGATACCCAAGATCCTGTAACAAGGACAAGCCAGCTTTCTGATACACAAGACATTGCTAGTCAtgaaaatgtcaatgaaaatcaaatttcagatGTCATTAAATTATCTTCATCATCCAGATCAGAAGACCAGTCTACTTGCAGGTACTCTGTACAGAATGCCGGAAATGGTGATTCGTTTGCTGATACAAATATGAACTCAAATTGTGGTTCTGTTGCTGCATTTGCTGGTGATGAAAGTGATAGGCGTTTCAAACAGTGCAACAATAATATCTCCGCAAATGCTTCTGGAAAGATGGAAACAGCAGTAGACATTCACAGTCCTGAAGATGGTGGCAAGATTATGACACAGACAGAATCATCAGAGAAAACAGAATTTGCCAATGAAGAAAAAGGATTACCTAGTGAAGATGAAAAACATGGAAGACTGACAAGTCTTTCACCAAAACATAACATTGATTCTTCCGCTTTAAATTTGAGAGGTGATGAAAATGTTGAAGGCACGGAAACGCAATCAAAACCTGAGTATCTGGTGTCACTAAGTCCATTGAAAGAGAAATCTGATTCCTTATCATCTTTGGAGACGTTATCAAAATTGCAGAGTATAGCTGTACGAGTTGATTCAGCATCTAAGGAAACTCCTGAGAAAGTGGCAAAAGACTTGCCATCCGCATCCCATGATGATCAAGGAAGTATGAACCAACCTGCAAGTGCTCAAGAGCTTGCTGCTGATGGAAATCTCTCCCTTCATCAGCTGCTAGCTAAAAGTCGATACATCCCAGAAGCTGATAATGCTAAGGTTGATGTCAAAGTAAAGAAACCTATGTCTGCTAAAGTCAGTGATATTGTCAGAGTAGCTGCATCAATCAAACAGGATATTGCCACACATAGACATCATATGCATACCTGCAGAGAGGATCTTTCTGACTTCAAGTCAGAGATGGAATTCCTTGTCCGAAGCAAGAACTTTCAGATTGGAAGTTTCAGTGTAACTGCAAAGGTACGGCACATTTCCTCAGGACAAATTCAAGTTGCATATGAGTGTCCGCTTTGCCAGCATCTGTTCACAAGTTACAAAGGTTTGAACTTCCACTACAGGCGCAAGCACAAAAATGACTCAATGGAAGAAGCAGTAAGGAAAGAAGCCCAGAACATCAGATCAGAGGAAGTCTTACTTCCGGAGGGTCAATTCTTTTTAGAAGGTCAACCAACCCAAGGTCATCCCCATCCAATGCATATGAGACCAGTATCAGCTGCTTTGTATTTAGGCAGGCTTGCAGAGGTTAACAGGACTATAGCTGAGCAAAACTATCAGAAAGGTGGTTCTGAACACCAGGCTGGACACACTACTGCAGAGGAGGATTTGAGGAGACATCCTACAACTCCAGTATCACAGGTAGCTACAGCACAACACTTTCATCAGAACCTCCTTGCATCACCTGTTGTGCCAATGCAGCCAATTCATCAGCAAGCAGAAATAGTTAGCGGCCACAGAAGTTTTATTCCACAAGCAAACATGCCAGCAGGATTACCACCTAACCAACATGGGAAAGAAGTCATCAATCCATCACATTTTCAGAGAACTGTCAATGAAAATAACCCAGTTGACTTAAGCAAGAAAGCAGATGTGCAGCAGTATAGAAGACAGGAGTCACTTCAAACTGTTCAAACTGTGACtaatgaaaacatgacagtgatACATACTAATAGAAATATTCAAACAACCAGTACTCAAGCTGTAATTCAAAGCAGCCAGGGCTTGCAAACTCTTCAAAAAGAGCCACTCATGTCTCCAAGACCAAGCCAACACCAAGTTCAAATGTTGTCAGGTATTGTTCCTCAGCAGGCATACCCAGGTACCATGCATCCTCCAGGTCACACTAATGTAAAACCCATCAGCTCAGCTACTCAAAATGGAGATGATCAAAGAGGTAGGAATCTCATCAGTGATATGTCTCAACTTCCACAAGGTCAGTGTCAGAGGAGACATTCTACATCCATGGAACAAACTAGTAACACAGGCATCCCGAATGTGTCTACAGGAGTTTCGCACCACAGCGGCCACCATTACTCACAAGTCTCCCTATTACACCAAACATACGATGTGGTGTCACCAAATAGGATGAGACATCCACCCGCTTCACAGTTTCCAGCTTCAGGAAGTCATCAGAATACTCTTTCCCAAGATACACAGAGTGTTACTACATCTGCTGGACAATCTGTAGTAGTTGATCTGTCTTTGAGACAACAGAATCCTCAATCTGTTATCCACTCTGACTCGCCTATGGCTTACACTTCAACTTTAGTTCCCCAGATTCAAACTCAGCATGCAGCAAGAGATGATGTGTCTGCTGCCAAAGCACAGGTCTCAATGTCTCCATGGCTTCCTATCCCAACAACACAGCCTGATGAAATGTACCGGCAAAAGCTACTGAAAGTTCCTGTGTTAGCCCAAGGTCAACAACCTATGTTAATTTACACACAAGATCAACATGCTTCCACAAGTGTAAACAGAGTTGTAGGTATTGAGGGAAATCAAACTAATCAAACTTCAGTGAACATACACAAGATGCCAAATAGAAGCATGGAAATGTTATCACTGAAGACTCTTGGAAAAGAAACCCCAGTAAAACATACAGTTGACCTCAGTGTCAGACCAAAACCAAAATTTCTTACTCCAGCACCTGGAAAACCcttctcaaaaactttgtttggaAGATTTATTGATACCTTTAATACTCCACTATCCTCTGGGACAAAACGCATGCCCCCTCTCAAAGTACCCAATCCAACAGTGATACAAAGACCACCTTCTTCACAGGATTTGATTCCCCAAGTCTCTAGAATTACAACTGCAGCAACCACTGTTTCCTCTCTGCATGTACAAGAAACACAGAGCACAACACCAACTCTTCCTGTCAACCAAATGTTCTTAAATGACCCACGAAGACCTGTTCAAATGCAACTTGTACCTATGCCACAATGTTTGCCCAGTCAGCAAGCTGCACAATATATGGGTATGGATATGCCAAGTAACAGTCCTGGATATGCAGCAAGTGCTAATGAGCCTCGCGTAAACCAGACTATTACTTCAAGTTCACAGCTCACCCCAAAAAGAGGCAGTTTTGTACCACAGCCACAGCTGAACTTGAATTTGCTGCGCACTCCTGGACAACCCAGAGCATTAATGCAAGCTGGTTGTCAACCTTTCCAAGTAGATATGGGAAAGGAACATGGAAATCAATTCAGACAGCCAAATCTTCAAAGGCTGCATGCATCTACAATGCCAAATGTAAGAATGGTTTACCCACCAAGGGAAGCATATGGGATGCACTATCCTGCAATGGAATCACGCCCAGATGTATCAAAGGTCTctgaagaaatttcaaatatggcTTCTTTGGTAAATAGACTGCCTCCCTCAAAAAAACCCAGCCAATGCTAG